In Nicotiana tabacum cultivar K326 chromosome 11, ASM71507v2, whole genome shotgun sequence, a single window of DNA contains:
- the LOC107763566 gene encoding crocetin glucosyltransferase, chloroplastic-like, translating into MAKMKENCHVLLVTFPSQGQINPSLQFAKRLIKLGVNVTFSTSLSALNCMSNNLSSIKGLTFAPFSDGYDNGYPNVGKSLDEYREFYASFIALGSEFVSEIFADRAKEGRPFSRIIYTTVLSWVGIVAKRLNAPATLLWIQPATLLDLYYYYFTSYKDAFKNCPDEDKSLEIPGLPFLVSIREIPSFLLSSDGLMDWLIQTMKEHVELINSESNEIVLVNTFDALEFEALRAIKNVNMVGIGPLVPSSFLDGKNPSDTSHGGDLRQRSKDYMEWLNAKPNASVVYVAFGSYSELPKQMMEEIAQGLIGSERPFLWVINGEKPMENLSCKEELEKQGKIVSWCSQVEVLQHPSLGCFLTHCGWNSTLESLVFGIPVVACPLWTDQGCNSTLIQDIWKTGVRVNANEEGVEGAEFKRCIEIVMGDGKEGEELRKKAKKWRDLAKDAMKEDGSSNENLKAYVDEILNHA; encoded by the exons AtggccaaaatgaaagaaaattgccATGTTCTTCTTGTAACTTTCCCATCCCAAGGCCAAATTAATCCTTCTCTTCAATTTGCCAAGCGTTTAATCAAGCTTGGAGTAAATGTCACCTTCTCCACAAGTCTATCAGCACTAAACTGCATGTCTAATAATCTTTCCTCTATCAAAGGCTTAACTTTTGCTCCATTTTCTGATGGCTATGACAATGGCTACCCCAACGTTGGCAAATCCCTCGATGAGTATCGAGAGTTTTATGCTTCCTTCATTGCTCTTGGGTCCGAGTTTGTGTCCGAAATCTTTGCTGACAG GGCGAAGGAGGGGCGCCCATTTTCGCGTATTATCTACACGACCGTGCTCTCTTGGGTTGGCATAGTGGCAAAAAGGCTTAATGCTCCAGCCACACTTCTATGGATTCAACCAGCCACACTTTTAGACCTCTACTACTATTACTTCACTAGTTACAAAGATGCATTCAAGAATTGTCCTGATGAGGACAAATCCCTTGAAATTCCTGGGCTTCCATTTCTTGTAAGTATTCGTGAGATTCCATCATTTTTGCTTTCAAGTGATGGACTTATGGACTGGCTAATTCAAACTATGAAAGAGCATGTTGAGTTAATAAATAGTGAAAGTAATGAAATAGTGCTTGTGAACACTTTTGATGCTTTGGAATTTGAGGCATTGAGGGCTATAAAGAATGTGAATATGGTAGGGATTGGGCCTTTGGttccttcatcttttcttgaTGGAAAGAATCCTTCTGATACTTCTCATGGAGGTGATTTGCGACAACGTTCAAAAGATTACATGGAGTGGTTGAATGCAAAGCCTAATGCATCGGTAGTTTATGTAGCATTTGGTAGCTACTCTGAGTTACCAAAACAAATGATGGAAGAGATTGCTCAAGGATTGATAGGAAGTGAGAGGCCATTTTTGTGGGTAATTAATGGAGAAAAACCAATGGAAAATTTAAGTTGCAAAGAGGAACTTGAAAAGCAAGGAAAAATAGTGTCTTGGTGTTCTCAAGTAGAGGTTTTACAACACCCTTCTTTAGGTTGTTTCTTGACTCACTGCGGATGGAATTCGACTCTGGAGAGCTTAGTTTTTGGAATTCCTGTCGTGGCGTGTCCGCTTTGGACCGATCAAGGTTGCAATTCTACGCTTATTCAAGATATTTGGAAGACTGGTGTGAGAGTGAATGCGAATGAAGAAGGCGTTGAAGGGGCCGAGTTCAAGAGGTGCATAGAAATTGTGATGGGGGATGGAAAGGAAGGAGAGGAATTGAGAAAAAAAGCTAAGAAATGGAGGGACTTAGCTAAAGATGCTATGAAGGAAGATGGTTCATCTAATGAGAATCTCAAGGCTTATGTTGATGAGATTCTTAACCATGCATAA